Proteins from a single region of Hordeum vulgare subsp. vulgare chromosome 6H, MorexV3_pseudomolecules_assembly, whole genome shotgun sequence:
- the LOC123405051 gene encoding BTB/POZ and MATH domain-containing protein 1-like — MVTKSSSVAVVHAGQHLFKVVGHSTIMGSYTALTSDTFRVGDHDWAILYYPNGDGRVVDNQFSSIYLKLMNAGEDEVMVYYSFCLQDPAAPATGEKHKLNFAPQNPKLSSTQLTWGTSKFVSKANLAASGRLKDDCLVIKCTVEVPGLMDNRQEVEDNDSVIVPPSDLSKDLSNLLDSGLKTDLTVRIGWFKRFKVHACVLAARSPVFRAQLCGAMMESRESSIRVKDMDAKVLEILLHYMYNDRLPESMDEATEETTNMAQHLLVAADRYGIGRLKLMCESRLSKALDVNTVGFTLDLAEQYHCQQLKDCCLRFMTRDGGRLRAIVNTKGFAQLKRNQPHVAFDILGQVIALLPAA, encoded by the coding sequence ATGGTAACCAAGTCCTCCTCGGTGGCGGTGGTTCACGCGGGCCAGCACCTGTTCAAGGTCGTCGGCCACTCAACGATCATGGGCAGCTACACTGCGCTCACATCCGACACCTTCCGCGTTGGTGATCACGACTGGGCTATCTTATACTACCCGAACGGCGACGGTAGGGTCGTCGACAATCAGTTCAGTTCGATTTACCTTAAGTTGATGAACGCCGGGGAAGATGAAGTCATGGTCTACTATTCCTTCTGCCTCCAGGACCCCGCGGCACCGGCGACAGGTGAGAAGCACAAATTGAATTTCGCCCCCCAAAATCCGAAGCTCTCATCAACTCAGTTGACCTGGGGTACCAGCAAGTTCGTGAGTAAAGCCAACTTGGCCGCGTCCGGGCGCCTCAAGGATGACTGCCTCGTGATCAAGTGCACCGTCGAGGTTCCAGGACTGATGGACAACCGACAGGAGGTCGAGGATAACGACAGCGTCATCGTGCCACCCTCAGACCTAAGTAAAGATCTGTCTAATCTTCTAGACAGCGGCCTCAAGACGGACCTGACCGTCAGGATTGGCTGGTTCAAGAGATTCAAGGTGCACGCGTGCGTGCTCGCTGCAAGATCGCCTGTCTTCCGGGCCCAGCTGTGCGGCGCCATGATGGAGAGCAGAGAAAGCAGCATCCGCGTCAAGGACATGGATGCCAAGGTTTTGGAGATCCTGCTGCATTACATGTACAATGATCGTCTGCCGGAGTCTATGGACGAGGCGACAGAAGAGACCACAAACATGGCACAGCATTTGCTCGTCGCGGCTGATCGTTACGGAATTGGAAGGCTAAAGCTGATGTGCGAGAGCAGGCTGAGCAAGGCGTTAGATGTCAACACGGTGGGTTTCACTTTGGATCTTGCAGAGCAATACCACTGTCAGCAGCTCAAGGATTGTTGTCTCAGGTTCATGACAAGAGACGGTGGGAGATTAAGAGCCATTGTAAACACCAAGGGGTTTGCTCAACTAAAGCGAAACCAACCACACGTCGCATTCGATATTCTTGGACAAGTTATTGCCTTATTGCCGGCAGCTTAG